Genomic DNA from Candidatus Omnitrophota bacterium:
AGGTTGTTGTCCTTGATGGTTCCCTTGGTTCCAAAGAGGCGGATGGGGAACATGTAGGGCGAGCGGCATTCGATGCAGCTGGCCGTTTTTCCTACTTTGCCGTTTTCGAATTTAAGCAGCGCCGTAATCGTAGGATCGTATTCGTAGGGCTTGAAGGCTTCTCCGTTGGAGCGGGTGGAGAAGGCGTGCACCTCTTTGACGCGGGCGCCCATGAACCAAACCAGCGCGTCCACGGCGTGGCACCCCGCCGACAGCATCGAGTTTCCTCCTGCTTTTTTGGTGATATTCCAGGAATATTGCCCGTACCAGGGGCCGATGCCGTGGTAATAATCGACCTCGCCGTAGAAGAGATCGCCCACGGCGCCATCGTCCAAAAGCGCCCGTAGGATAGTGAAGAGCGGATTCCAGCGCAAGACGAAACTGACGATGGATTGGGTTCGATGCTTGGCGACGCATTCCGTCAGCCGCCGCAATTCGTCCAAGTTCAGCGCAATCGGTTTTTCCAAAACCAGATGGATTCCCTTTTCCGCCGCCTTTATGGCGTGTTCGACGTGAAAATCGGGGCGGGAGGCGACAGAAAGAATATGCGGCTTCTCCTTCTCCAGCATCTCGTCCAGCGAATCGTAGCAGGGAACGGACAGACCGCATTCGTCCGCTTTGGCTT
This window encodes:
- a CDS encoding Gfo/Idh/MocA family oxidoreductase; this encodes MAKYRAALIGCGWVSGEHIRAYKNNPLTEVVALASLTKDEAQAKADECGLSVPCYDSLDEMLEKEKPHILSVASRPDFHVEHAIKAAEKGIHLVLEKPIALNLDELRRLTECVAKHRTQSIVSFVLRWNPLFTILRALLDDGAVGDLFYGEVDYYHGIGPWYGQYSWNITKKAGGNSMLSAGCHAVDALVWFMGARVKEVHAFSTRSNGEAFKPYEYDPTITALLKFENGKVGKTASCIECRSPYMFPIRLFGTKGTIKDNNLFSEKLPGQTGFANIPTILPDSGDVTHHPFQGEIDHFAASLEAGKKTCVPIEYAAHIMEICFAAEESANTGRTVTLPL